From one Musa acuminata AAA Group cultivar baxijiao chromosome BXJ2-6, Cavendish_Baxijiao_AAA, whole genome shotgun sequence genomic stretch:
- the LOC103988524 gene encoding ASI1-immunoprecipitated protein 1 has protein sequence MTTSSEEARKTYAEFEEKVSRTVFLDSLSTQVTTAVIKQALGQFGNVMNVEFIPNYTIPYPIPQSALVEMENEKQAKALISEMTNYPFMMSGMPRPVRAKPAKIEMFADRPPPPDRKIQVRWVDPSDADFVVAKKLKQLCKKHNAEHLALIKHQLEEEEKLAKHQEEMLKTNYKKYEMIESIVQDGTTSRLARHYGVRLDYD, from the exons ATGACAACATCTTCAGAGGAAGCTAGAAAGACATATGCTGAGTTTGAGGAGAAGGTGAGTAGAACAGTGTTCCTCGATAGCCTCTCCACTCAGGTGACAACTGCTGTGATCAAACAAGCTCTTGGTCAATTTGGGAATGTGATGAATGTGGAATTTATTCCGAACTACACTATACCATATCCTATCCCACAGTCTGCCTTGGTTGAGATGGAGAATGAGAAGCAAGCAAAGGCCCTTATCTCTGAGATGACAAATTACCCCTTCATGATGTCAGGAATGCCAAGGCCTGTAAGGGCAAAGCCAGCAAAGATTGAAATGTTTGCTGATCGTCCTCCACCGCCTGATAGAAAAATACAGGTGCGTTGGGTTGACCCCTCGGATGCAGATTTTGTGGTGGCAAAGAAGCTGAAGCAACTCTGCAAGAAGCACAATGCAGAACATTTAGCACTGATTAAG CATCAACTGGAAGAAGAGGAAAAGCTTGCAAAACATCAGGAGGAGATGCTGAAGACCAACTACAAGAAATACGAGATGATAGAAAGCATCGTGCAAGATGGCACCACGTCACGGTTGGCGCGGCACTATGGCGTCAGGCTAGATTATGACTGA